The genomic stretch ATGAATCATTCGCATAAACAAAATATTTGGAGATAATTTATGAAAATACTTACCTTGCTTGGAAGTGCAAAGAAAAAAGGAAATACAGCAACTGTTCTTGAAGCATTTGAAGATGAAATCAAAGCCGAAGGGCATGTTGTAGAGCGGGTCAATGTTGCCTATAAAAACGTTAAAGGCTGTCTTGGCTGTAATAAGTGTTCCGTTACGGCTGAGGAAATCGGCTGTATTCAGAAAGACGATGCAATCGATATTCTGGAAAAGATGATAGAAGCTGATCTTGTAGTGTTCGCTTCCCCCGTCTATTTCTGGGGTGTTTCTGCTCAGATAAAGGCAGTGATTGACCGCACTTATTCGCTTATTACACAGTATGGTACTCCAAATCACACCTCACTGGTTAAAGATACTCCCATTGCTCTGCTGGTGACCGGTGCTGATAATTATGAAGAGAATGCAGAAGTATTTTCATCCTTTGATAAGTTTGTCGCTTCCATGCTTGCTGAAAAAGCAGGTGAACTGTACATTGGAGAATGCCGCAGTCCTGCTGACATGACGGCTGAAACAATAAGTAAAGGCGCAGAATTTGCTGACATGATTCTTGATCATATCAAGGGATAATTATTGATGTGAATGCCTTAGTTTGAATTGTCGTTATTTGCCTTATTCTTTGAATGTTTATTTCCGATCGTGCATAAACTTCATCTTATGGGCGAGTTTCTAACGTGATTTAATTGTGAAAGTTTAAAACGATTTATATTATAATAAATTAAGGCCGGAATCCGAATGTTTGTGCATAGATGATTCCGGCTTTTTATTTGCAGACCTATTCTTGTTCGTATGATATAATCTATTACCTTACTGTATCTCCGCATAGGGCTCAGCGCAGTCTTTGACACACCTTTTTTAGACAACCTACTTGTGTCGATTCATGATAAGTATTACTTTAATAGAGAGGTCAGTTAAAAAAGAGCGGGGTGCTCCATGCCTGAATACGAACATATCCAGACTCAAATCAGATCCATTGCCCATGTTGTTTCCTGTGAATTGGAAAGGGTAGAGGATTTTCTGTATTTTCTGGATTCGCAGACCACCAAGCTTTTTACAGAAACTAAGCATGACCGTGATGAAATAGCGCGCTGGCTTAATGAAAACGATTTTGCTGTCGGTGATGACGGATTTTATTTAAGCCTTTCTCAGCTTACAGAGTTCAGAAAAGGAAAACTTTCCGGTGACGCAATCAGCTATTCATGGCCTCCGGAAAAAATTAATGACGAAACAGCCAGATTTCATTTGTTCTGCCTTAGCAATCTGGGCGATCTGCTTGCACCTATGTTTGAAAGAATTCCCAGTGCTGTCTGGATGTATTATCAGGATGTTACAAATACAGCTCTGCAATTTCCTTATATTGATCAGATCGAAGCTATAACCCCCGATTTTGACTGGTCAACCTACCATACTTATGCCTCGGTCTGTCCTGAAGCTAACCCAGATAGAGAAGTACGCTGGTCTGCTCCGCATGTGGATTATGCCGGTGGCGGTTTAATTGTTGCCGCATCTATTCCTGTGTACATCGAGCATGATTTTGTCGGACTGTGGAGCATTGATGTAAGGGTTGAAGGTCTGGTGCGCCATGATATTCTGGTGGCAAACCGCAAAAGTCAGCTGACTTGTATTGTTGAAAAAAGCGGATCACTTATTGCCGATAATCGCGGTGTATCCATTACAGAAATGGATAAGGGTGAAATCTCTATTGTTGGATTTAAGGATGCTCATGAAGTTTTTCAGAACATAAATCTGGAGAGTCTTTTTGAGTCAAAGAGCGGATACAGAAATTTTAATACTGACAATGAATCCTATCAGGTTCACTGGCATAAAATTGATTCTATGGATTGGATCTGTATAACTGTTATATCCGTACGTGAATTGATAACTACCGCCAAAGATATTTTTAAAAATGCATTTGCAAGCCTCGTAACAGGTAATTCTCACTCGTTTATAGAAACTGATAATTTTCCGGCCGAACTGCTGGAACTGGCACGTTCATATAATGAAATGGTTCATAGTCTTGATAAAATGCATAAAAGTATTTTGAAAAAAAATATTGAACTGACTAAACAGAAAAAGAAGGCTCAATCTGCAAATAAGGCAAAATCAGCTTTTCTGGCAAACATGAGTCATGAGCTCAGAACTCCGTTAAATGGAATTGTCAGTATGCTATATCTTCTAAAAGATACTGAACTTGAAGAAGAACAGAAAGATTTTGTTAAGCTGACTATTCAGTCAGCTAACAGGCTAACTGATCTGCTTGGCGACATTCTTGATTTGACTAAGATTGAGTCCGGTAACGTCAAATTGGAGGAAAAGTCATTTGAACCGGCTAAGATTCTTGAAACAATTGAGTTGCTGTTCGGCCCCACCTGCAAGCAGCGCGGTCTTCAATTCAAACTATATGTGGATAGCGCCGTTCCGCAAACTCTTCTTGGAGATTCTTTACGTTTAAGTCAGGTTTTAAATAATATTGTCGGTAATGCAGTAAAGTTTACTGAGCACGGAGAGATTAACGTTACCGCTACTTTATTGCCTGAGAAGTCTCCTGAAATATATCGAATTCTTTTCTCGGTCTCGGATACCGGAATCGGTATGCAGGATGAGAATATTGACAGCTTTTTTGAAATGTTCACTAAGGCGGACCAGGGTTACCAACGGTTATATCATGGGGCCGGACTGGGCTTGTCAATTGTCAGTAAGCTCGTGGCACTAATGGGCGGAACTCTTTCTGTTACAAGTGAACATGGAGTTGGATCATCTTTTTACGTGTCCATTCCATTCAAAAAAGATAAAAATGAGAAGGTCGTTACTGGCGATTGCAGTGAACTTGATAGTCCTGAATCAGGTATGTCTTCAATACTTGTGGTTGAAGATGAGGCCATAAATATGCTCGCCATGAAGGGCATATTAAAAAAATCAGGTTTTAAGGCTGGTGCCGCAGGTAACGGTGTTGAAGCATTAGAGGAATTAAAGAGAGAAAAATATGATCTGGTTTTAATGGACATCCGCATGCCGCTGATGGACGGGGTGCAGGCTACCATAGCCATACGAAGCGGGCAGGCCGGTGATGAAAATACTGGAATTCCGATTGTGGCTTTAACTGCCTATGCCAGTTCAGACAGCAGGAACGAGTTTCTGGAAGCCGGTATGGATGATTATCTTTCCAAGCCTGTAGATGTGGATAAGCTTATAAAAATAATTTTGAAGCTGCTGAAAAACAATTCACAGCGCAGTCTGGTCTGTGATCATGCATGACATGTGACCAATTTTTAATGTTTTTTCAGGAGTTGATACCTGTCACTTTGTGACAGGTATCAACTTATTTAATTTTGCATCGCTGACTTTATTTTTTAGGTAGTCTTCCGCCTGCCTTCAGGCATGCTTTCATTGAATGAAATTCCGTAAAATGTTTTGTTCTGGCATAGTGCTTTGATGAGTAGTCATGGCATATGCCTGATTTTGACATCTTTACTATATGGGCTGATCTTTTCTTTTCCGCTATTTTTTTAGATCTCTTTTCTGATTTTGCCGCTGCGACATGTTTGGCTTGTACATGTTTGATATTTGCGTGTTTGGATTTATGTTCAATTTTTTTCTGAGTTACTTTATCGATGTGTCTTTTAGAGGATGAATCTGGTTTCGCGTAGGCTGCGTTGCAGAGCATTAATGTGGCAATAAAGGTTAATGCTAAACTTAGTCTTTTAAAGTGTTTTGAATAATTCATTTTTTTAAGTCCCAATTGTTTTTTGTGATTTGCTGAGTACTCATGTAAAAATTATGAAAAGGTACTTGTAAATCATGTTGTTATTTATTAAGCAGCTTTATCTAATCCTTTATTGAAATTTTTTCAAATGTTCCTTTTGCCGGAAGACTGCCGCTCATATCATTTCCGATACTTATAGATTTGAATTCTGATACGGATTCAGGGCTGCATGCAGTGCTGTGGTATTTACCGTCAATAGTCAGCTCAATACTGTCTTTATTCCATGACATAGTTATTTTATGCGGTTGGTTTTTTGCCCAGTCCTTAATTTCCTGCCCTGCTACACATGAAGGATTACCGTTTTCCCAGCGGATCAATTGCAGGAAATCCTGAGGTGTTTTTTCCAGAAACATGGACCCCATATTCCATGCACTGCCGTAGAATGCCAGCAGCACTCTCTGTTTACTGTCGCCTGCTGACCAGTCCGGTATGAAAGTAAATGCTGCTTCTCCTGAAGACGTTTTCTGAGATCCTGTTTTCGGGACGACAGCGGTAAAAAACTGCTCTCTACCTGATTTGAATCCTTTTTCGGCACCGTTTCTGTCTCTTCTTCCTTTCAGATCAAGATCATACCAATAGCCCGGATTTGCATCGCCTTTGTTATGGTGAGTCATTGCAGCATCTGCTGAAATACCAGTCTCAAAAATCATGAGGTCATCGTATTCGGCCGGAGCGGAGAATTTGTTCTGATGATCTGCGCCGAGATGCAGAGTTTTAAAGTCGGATTGAAACGGACTTGGCAGGTCTGCCTGTGCATATACTTTGCCGTCCAGAAAAATAGTTGTTTTCTGCCTGTTCCAGCTGAGGGTGAGGCTGTGCCAGCGGTCAGCTAAATCTACAGGCGGTCCCTGTACTATTCCGCTGAAACCGTTTTTAAAGAAAATTGCCCGTAAACTATTTTCCGGTGACAGTTCCAGAAAAACAGATCCTTTGTCCCATTTAGGGCCTTTTGCCATGAGCAGAATCCGTTTTTTTCTTTCTTTTTTCCACTCAGGGTGGATACGGAAGGAAATTGCTCCTTCACCGATAATTTTATTTTTGGCAATTCTGTATCTCAGTTTGCTGTCAGCTCCGGTTTTGAATGAATTGCCGTCAGCATATTTTTTAATATTACTGTTTTCAATAATCAGTCCGTCATCAAGACCTTTGACAAGGCTTTCAGCTGAAGAACTTTCTTTGTTATCATCTTTGCCGCTGCGCAGGTAATCCTGCATTCTTCCTGCATCATATTTGGTTGCCCTTATGGACTGGAAATGAACCAGAATAGGATTTACTTTTATCCCTTCCTTAAAATCCCTATGCTGCTTGATCAGTCTGCTTTCAGAAAGCATGGCCGGAATAGATCCACCGGGATCGGAGAAAAATTCGTGAGCCTGCACCAGCCATATATTATCGTATTTCTCAGTTTCCTTGCGCAGATTAACATGACTGAATGCTTGAATTATTTGGGGGTCACCGACATCAGGGAAATAGTAGGTGAATGGTTCATAAATCCACGGCGCACTCATAACCAGAGCCTCACCGGGCTTTATGTTATCTTTGATGAACTGGGCAACCTCACGCCATTGTTCCTTGTCGTAGGTTGTGTAGTAGAGCCATAGTCCGTGAGTTGTTGTCCCTAGAAAAAGGAAAATCACTGCTGACTTCAAAAATACAGGTTCAAGTCTGCTCATGATCAGTCCGAGAAAAAGACAGAATCCCGGCAGGAACTGTATTGCATAACGTTCTACGTATATGGGTGAAAGTATCAGTGAAACAATAAACGGTGCAGCCACAGCACATAGAAACCACAGGGATAGAAAAAGTCCTGTTTTTGTTCCTGCCGGTCTGCTTGAGGGGGCAATGAGTTTTTTCCTGAGCTGCGGAATGGCCGCTGCAATGAGAAAAATCAGCAGAGCGAGCGTAGCAGCAGCTAGGGGAGCCTCACCGCCGGAAAGCTGGATCAGGGTTCGCCACGCGGTTATATGGTCGGGGACCGGAACCCATGAACCGGGACCTTCTCCGCCAAGTTTTGCCAGCACCTGTCTGACCAGAAAGAAAAGCCACGGACTGAATATTACCAGAGCTGCAATGTTTACACTTATCCAGTTGACCAGCCTTTTTAAACGCTGTCCTGAATTGGTGAACCAGTCGTTTATAAAGTAGAGCTGATGAAACATGATGATGAAAACCGTGAAAGTGTGGATGTAGAGCATCAGAGCCACACTTGCGGCGTAGTAGAGAAAATTTTTATTGTCCGGTTTTTCAATGTAGAGCAGCAGGCTGTGGCAGGAAAGGAGAATCGCAGTCAGAAGCATTGTGTAGCTGCGGGCTTCCTGTGAAAAGTTGATGCCCATATATGAAACAGCCATGAAAAATGCGCCGAGCAGGGCTCCGGTGCTGTTCATAAGTTTTTCACCGACTTTGAATGTCAGGTAGACCGCAATGACCCCGAAAATTGCTGAGGGCAGGCGCAGCGCCGCTTCAGAAATACCGAAGGCCGAGGTCCATAGATGCATGATAAAAAGATAAAGGGGAGGATGCACGTCACGGGCGCAGTACTCGATAATTCCGGCAAATGATTTTGTGGCATAGGTCACGGTCTGACCTTCATCTATCCACAGGCTTTCATCTCCTATACCATATATTCTCAAGATCAGGGCCAGCAGCATGATGAGAGGCAGAGCATAGTTTGTTTTTGTGTTTTGCATATTCATGACAGCTCCTTTTATTCAGCGAGACCCTTTTCAATTTGAACCATCTTTTCAGCTACATCTTCAGGTTCCATGTCTGTGGCAAGTGCTTTGTGCAGCAAATCAAGAATCTTACTTACCGTATTGTACCAGCCTGTCGGCGATTCATCTATTTTTATAGTCGCAGGTCCATTTTCGCTTCCACCTTCCTTTTTGGTATAAAGACCGCAGGCCGGAGCCGGACTCATACCCGGAAGATCTTTGCCGTACATGGCTGCGGATTTTCTGGCAGGCAGAATATATTTGGTCTTAAGACGGAAAAAATCCGCCCGTTCTGAGGTAAGGTGATGGAGCAGTGTAAGGGCCTGTTCAGGATGTCTGGTGCGTTTATTAATGACGAACCCGCGTGACCAGACATGGTTCTTGCGGCGGTCTGTCGATTCCAGCATCGGCAGAAAACCTACAGTTACATGTTCAGGATGTACCGGAAAACCTACATCTTTGCTGAGACTTAAAAGATACCAGACATAGTTGCCGTTAATTGACATTCCTGCTTTTCCAGATCTGAATTCTCCCTCAGCCACAACATGGCTGAACTTTTCGTAATCCGGCTGATTCTCTTTCACCAGAGCGTAAAAAGCTTTGTAAGCCGTTACGTGTGCCTCAAGATTGTTTTCTGTTTTCTGCCCATCCAGCACAATCTGGAGCAGGGTATAATAGAATTTATAGAGGTTCAGACCTTTAGATGGAAATATGAGCCCCTGAACACCGTGTTTTTCTTTTATGTATCGTGAGGTGCTGACAAGTTCTTCAATTGTTTTGGGCAGTCCTGATTCCGGCAGCATTTTTTTGCAGCCGTACAGGTATTGTAAACCGAGGAGGGCGGGCAGGCCGTAAAGTTCTTTTTCATATCTATAGCCGGTCACGAGCGGGGCCAGAAAATCTTTTTTCTCTCTTTCAGGCAGCTCTTCAAACCATGATTCTATGGGCAGCAGCAGTCCTTCCTGTGCAAAAGAAGCAACCCAGCTTCCCGGCATTTCAATTATGTCCGGCTGCTCGGCTTTGGGGTCACGCATGATTTTAAGCGCCTGCTCATGGAGTACCCACTCATCATATTCCGGTATGACTTCAACTTTAATTTCAGGATGGATGGACATAAAATCGGTGATTGATCCTATGTCCGCACTTTCAGTTTCAAAGACCCGGTTAATGTCTCCGTAAACGGTAAGGTTTACCGGATTTTCAGGGGTAGGCGATTTGGCGCAACCTGAAATTATGGTGAAAACAGCAGCAATGATCAGATATTTATACATTCTCATGGCAGTCCTCCTTAAATCCGGTTTTATTTCAATTTACCGATGAAACCTTCGGGCATTTTCCGGTACATGGCGGCTTCAAGTATGAGTCCGTTGGTTTCCAGTGTTAAAGCTTTGTTGATACCTGCTGTATCGTATATCCCGGCTTGAAAACCTTTTCCTTTTTCATGCCGGGGGTAGAGTTTGTTGATCAGAGTGCGGGTGTAGGCAGTGTTGTAAAGTGCATCCCAGCAGAATGCTGTAGCAGTTGAGGCCCAGAACAGGTTCAGCGGTTTTTCAGCGTAAGGGCTTACGCACTGCCATACTCCTGCGCCGTCAGCGGTTATGATTGCGCTTTCGGCAAACCATGGACTGCGGTCAATCCTTCCGGAATCCGTACTGGTCAGGATTCCTTCAGATTTATATCTGGCAGCCTGAACTTCGTATATTGACCGGATAAGCCTGTCCTGCTCATTGCCGGATTTACCGAATTCCATAAGTATGAGTGCGAAGATTTTGGATGAAATGGCCGGACCTGATTTATTGAACGGAACTTTGATCCCGTATAAAGTTTTAAAGGCCAGACTGTTGCGGTAATCCCGTGATTTCCACGTATCCAGACCCCAGAGTCTGAAAACCTCAGCAGCATAGGACGGCAGGCCGAATCCTGTTTCGACTTTGGGATATTCTTTTCCTGCATATACGGAAATAGAATAGATGCTTCCATCTTTTGTGAGTCTTTCGGTACGCATTTTCTGGAAAATTTTATCCACTGTACTTTTAAACTGAGGGTGCAGGATGGCGGTTTTTTTAAGCCACAGGAGCAGCCTTGCCACATCAGGAGCCTCCCAGCCTATTCCTGTTGAAGTCGGTTTCTGGTCTTCACCCACCATTCTTGCCGAGTTTGCAAAGTATAATTTATTAGGCAGTTCATTTTGATAGAGGTCCATGGAAGATAGTGTCTGCAGCATAAGTCCGGTCCGCTGCATGAATTCATTGTCAGTGATGATTTCAAGGCGGTGTGCTCCATTCAGGGCAGCAAGCGATGTTCCTATTTCCCATACAGTTGTGACAGGATAAAGATCCAGACCGTTGTATAATCCGGTAGACGGCTGATAGTTGCGCTGGAAATAGCTCCATGCCAGACGCGCTGCATCTTTATATTGCTCACTTATGACAGGGGTCGTCGATGATTGAGTTGACGCGGCATATGAGGCCGCAGCCGCAGCTGTGCTATGGT from Maridesulfovibrio zosterae DSM 11974 encodes the following:
- a CDS encoding glycosyltransferase family 39 protein, with the translated sequence MNMQNTKTNYALPLIMLLALILRIYGIGDESLWIDEGQTVTYATKSFAGIIEYCARDVHPPLYLFIMHLWTSAFGISEAALRLPSAIFGVIAVYLTFKVGEKLMNSTGALLGAFFMAVSYMGINFSQEARSYTMLLTAILLSCHSLLLYIEKPDNKNFLYYAASVALMLYIHTFTVFIIMFHQLYFINDWFTNSGQRLKRLVNWISVNIAALVIFSPWLFFLVRQVLAKLGGEGPGSWVPVPDHITAWRTLIQLSGGEAPLAAATLALLIFLIAAAIPQLRKKLIAPSSRPAGTKTGLFLSLWFLCAVAAPFIVSLILSPIYVERYAIQFLPGFCLFLGLIMSRLEPVFLKSAVIFLFLGTTTHGLWLYYTTYDKEQWREVAQFIKDNIKPGEALVMSAPWIYEPFTYYFPDVGDPQIIQAFSHVNLRKETEKYDNIWLVQAHEFFSDPGGSIPAMLSESRLIKQHRDFKEGIKVNPILVHFQSIRATKYDAGRMQDYLRSGKDDNKESSSAESLVKGLDDGLIIENSNIKKYADGNSFKTGADSKLRYRIAKNKIIGEGAISFRIHPEWKKERKKRILLMAKGPKWDKGSVFLELSPENSLRAIFFKNGFSGIVQGPPVDLADRWHSLTLSWNRQKTTIFLDGKVYAQADLPSPFQSDFKTLHLGADHQNKFSAPAEYDDLMIFETGISADAAMTHHNKGDANPGYWYDLDLKGRRDRNGAEKGFKSGREQFFTAVVPKTGSQKTSSGEAAFTFIPDWSAGDSKQRVLLAFYGSAWNMGSMFLEKTPQDFLQLIRWENGNPSCVAGQEIKDWAKNQPHKITMSWNKDSIELTIDGKYHSTACSPESVSEFKSISIGNDMSGSLPAKGTFEKISIKD
- a CDS encoding hybrid sensor histidine kinase/response regulator encodes the protein MPEYEHIQTQIRSIAHVVSCELERVEDFLYFLDSQTTKLFTETKHDRDEIARWLNENDFAVGDDGFYLSLSQLTEFRKGKLSGDAISYSWPPEKINDETARFHLFCLSNLGDLLAPMFERIPSAVWMYYQDVTNTALQFPYIDQIEAITPDFDWSTYHTYASVCPEANPDREVRWSAPHVDYAGGGLIVAASIPVYIEHDFVGLWSIDVRVEGLVRHDILVANRKSQLTCIVEKSGSLIADNRGVSITEMDKGEISIVGFKDAHEVFQNINLESLFESKSGYRNFNTDNESYQVHWHKIDSMDWICITVISVRELITTAKDIFKNAFASLVTGNSHSFIETDNFPAELLELARSYNEMVHSLDKMHKSILKKNIELTKQKKKAQSANKAKSAFLANMSHELRTPLNGIVSMLYLLKDTELEEEQKDFVKLTIQSANRLTDLLGDILDLTKIESGNVKLEEKSFEPAKILETIELLFGPTCKQRGLQFKLYVDSAVPQTLLGDSLRLSQVLNNIVGNAVKFTEHGEINVTATLLPEKSPEIYRILFSVSDTGIGMQDENIDSFFEMFTKADQGYQRLYHGAGLGLSIVSKLVALMGGTLSVTSEHGVGSSFYVSIPFKKDKNEKVVTGDCSELDSPESGMSSILVVEDEAINMLAMKGILKKSGFKAGAAGNGVEALEELKREKYDLVLMDIRMPLMDGVQATIAIRSGQAGDENTGIPIVALTAYASSDSRNEFLEAGMDDYLSKPVDVDKLIKIILKLLKNNSQRSLVCDHA
- a CDS encoding ABC transporter substrate-binding protein, with the translated sequence MRMYKYLIIAAVFTIISGCAKSPTPENPVNLTVYGDINRVFETESADIGSITDFMSIHPEIKVEVIPEYDEWVLHEQALKIMRDPKAEQPDIIEMPGSWVASFAQEGLLLPIESWFEELPEREKKDFLAPLVTGYRYEKELYGLPALLGLQYLYGCKKMLPESGLPKTIEELVSTSRYIKEKHGVQGLIFPSKGLNLYKFYYTLLQIVLDGQKTENNLEAHVTAYKAFYALVKENQPDYEKFSHVVAEGEFRSGKAGMSINGNYVWYLLSLSKDVGFPVHPEHVTVGFLPMLESTDRRKNHVWSRGFVINKRTRHPEQALTLLHHLTSERADFFRLKTKYILPARKSAAMYGKDLPGMSPAPACGLYTKKEGGSENGPATIKIDESPTGWYNTVSKILDLLHKALATDMEPEDVAEKMVQIEKGLAE
- a CDS encoding flavodoxin family protein, with translation MKILTLLGSAKKKGNTATVLEAFEDEIKAEGHVVERVNVAYKNVKGCLGCNKCSVTAEEIGCIQKDDAIDILEKMIEADLVVFASPVYFWGVSAQIKAVIDRTYSLITQYGTPNHTSLVKDTPIALLVTGADNYEENAEVFSSFDKFVASMLAEKAGELYIGECRSPADMTAETISKGAEFADMILDHIKG
- a CDS encoding DUF3131 domain-containing protein, which codes for MKILRNTLFTLLAVLFTAHSAFAAFDGLGQLVSSPVFAEAVTLYKSGKYEPSAMLLDDLARNLRGISPEVSGVVFVMASRAAANAGNARAYESWGMATARFARAGMSWNSVRSTLDQQLEMARLGSAGPAAIGAGQSPGFAAPAVNLPPEAGRLATAWDLFGLKNFDRPSPGLRREKTADQIWNDMDGSTQGQVTVIPYSEGMWGKTNSATPPIQEQNISDPRTAPAGIPTPMRKQAVPSDHSTAAAAASYAASTQSSTTPVISEQYKDAARLAWSYFQRNYQPSTGLYNGLDLYPVTTVWEIGTSLAALNGAHRLEIITDNEFMQRTGLMLQTLSSMDLYQNELPNKLYFANSARMVGEDQKPTSTGIGWEAPDVARLLLWLKKTAILHPQFKSTVDKIFQKMRTERLTKDGSIYSISVYAGKEYPKVETGFGLPSYAAEVFRLWGLDTWKSRDYRNSLAFKTLYGIKVPFNKSGPAISSKIFALILMEFGKSGNEQDRLIRSIYEVQAARYKSEGILTSTDSGRIDRSPWFAESAIITADGAGVWQCVSPYAEKPLNLFWASTATAFCWDALYNTAYTRTLINKLYPRHEKGKGFQAGIYDTAGINKALTLETNGLILEAAMYRKMPEGFIGKLK